From the genome of Cytobacillus firmus, one region includes:
- the opp4B gene encoding oligopeptide ABC transporter permease, translated as MLQYTIRRLIGMIPIIFLISVVVFTLAKLMPGDALSGKIDPLNSDPEYIEEMREQMGLNDPIPVQYVRWMSGVVQGDFGDSFVHKRPVMELIGDRLPNTIILGISALLITYFLAFLMGRYSGRFAYSIGDYLISAFNYLALAIPSFVAALVAIYVFAINLGWVPASGSIGSGVEAGTLEYYLSKAKHTVLPAIVLGAMATAAYTQFLRNDMIESSRKDYVRTARAKGTKESAIYNKHILRNSIIPIVTLLGFDIANLFGGAIITETIFTYPGIGYLFVESVNSRDYSVMMAIAMMLTILTLIGNLVADLLYGLVDPRIRLS; from the coding sequence ATGCTACAGTACACAATTCGACGACTCATAGGTATGATTCCCATAATTTTCCTTATCTCGGTAGTGGTTTTCACCCTGGCAAAGCTTATGCCTGGTGATGCACTATCTGGAAAAATTGACCCATTAAACTCAGATCCGGAATATATTGAAGAAATGCGTGAGCAGATGGGATTGAACGATCCTATTCCTGTGCAGTATGTCCGCTGGATGAGTGGTGTGGTACAAGGAGATTTTGGAGATTCATTTGTTCATAAGCGCCCGGTTATGGAATTAATTGGTGACCGTTTGCCGAACACGATTATTTTAGGAATATCAGCTCTATTAATTACTTATTTCTTAGCCTTTTTAATGGGAAGATACTCTGGGCGGTTTGCCTATAGCATTGGAGATTATTTAATATCAGCGTTTAACTATCTAGCACTTGCAATTCCAAGCTTTGTTGCAGCTTTAGTTGCCATTTATGTTTTTGCCATCAATCTTGGATGGGTTCCAGCCAGTGGAAGTATCGGCAGCGGGGTAGAAGCAGGGACACTGGAATATTACTTAAGTAAAGCCAAACATACAGTTTTGCCTGCTATAGTACTTGGAGCCATGGCTACAGCCGCTTATACACAGTTCTTAAGAAATGATATGATCGAAAGCTCTCGCAAAGATTATGTTCGTACAGCAAGAGCTAAAGGTACGAAAGAATCTGCGATTTATAATAAGCACATTCTAAGAAACTCAATCATACCTATTGTTACTTTACTTGGATTCGATATTGCCAACCTATTTGGAGGGGCAATTATCACAGAAACCATTTTCACATACCCTGGCATCGGTTATTTATTCGTAGAATCAGTTAATTCACGTGATTATTCAGTCATGATGGCTATTGCCATGATGCTGACTATTTTAACACTAATTGGAAATTTAGTTGCAGATTTACTATATGGATTAGTAGATCCGCGTATTCGTTTAAGTTAG